One Oligoflexus sp. genomic window carries:
- a CDS encoding helix-turn-helix domain-containing protein, whose translation MKNKNTPDLQSMLSESVLTDAEMTEKQKDILRAAEKLFIEFGFEAPTAQIAKEAKVTEKTLFKYFPTKTHLVNRILADR comes from the coding sequence ATGAAAAATAAAAATACCCCCGACCTGCAGAGCATGCTGAGCGAATCCGTCCTCACGGACGCGGAGATGACCGAAAAGCAGAAGGATATTCTGCGCGCTGCGGAAAAGCTCTTCATCGAATTCGGTTTCGAAGCGCCCACCGCGCAGATTGCCAAGGAAGCCAAGGTCACCGAGAAGACCCTCTTCAAATACTTTCCGACCAAAACTCACCTGGTG